A single genomic interval of Labrus bergylta chromosome 18, fLabBer1.1, whole genome shotgun sequence harbors:
- the plpp2a gene encoding phospholipid phosphatase 2 — MTEKGKKLILIAVDILCVFVAALPSAILTLMFSPYQRGIYCDDESISYPYRRDTISHGGMAAVTIICSIVIITTGEAYLVHTKRLHSNSQFNQYLSALYKVVGTFLFGAAVSQSLTDLAKFTIGRPRPNFLSVCNPVSCNGYMLHINCTGNPRNVTESRLSFYSGHSSFGMYCMLFLSFYVQARMQGKWTRLVRPTIQFFLVAFSLYVGYTRVSDYKHHWSDVLVGLLQGALIAVLTVRYASDFFKNRPPRCTRQDTAEVEHLERKPSPQPPDSQHGNHYSYSGPV, encoded by the exons ctgctctgcCCTCTGCCATCCTGACTCTGATGTTCTCTCCGTACCAAAGAGGAATCTACTGCGATGATGAAAGCATCAGCTACCCCTACAGGAGAGACACCATCTCCCATGGAGGCATGGCTGCCGTCACCATCATCTGCTCCATTGTCATT ATCACTACAGGAGAGGCCTACCTCGTGCACACAAAGCGTCTGCACTCCAACTCCCAGTTCAACCAGTACTTGTCCGCTCTTTACAAGGTGGTGGGCACCTTCCTTTTTGGAGCAGCCGTCAGCCAATCACTGACCGACCTGGCCAAGTTCACTATCGGTCGACCCCGTCCAAACTTCTTATCCGTTTGCAATCCAGTCAGCTGTAACGGATACATGCTGCATATCAACTGTACTGGCAACCCTCGCAATGTGACTGAATCAAG gtTATCATTCTATTCGGGCCACTCGTCCTTTGGGATGTATTGCATGCTCTTTCTGTCG ttttATGTTCAGGCCCGGATGCAGGGGAAGTGGACACGACTGGTCCGTCCGACCATCCAGTTCTTCCTGGTGGCGTTTTCTCTCTATGTTGGATACACACGAGTGTCTGACTACAAACATCACTGGAGCGACGTGCTCGTGGGTCTGCTGCAGGGGGCGCTCATCGCTGTGCTCACT GTTCGATATGCGTCCGACTTCTTCAAAAATCGCCCCCCTCGCTGCACACGACAAGACACGGCAGAGGTTGAACACCTGGAGCGCAAACCGAGCCCGCAGCCTCCCGACTCGCAGCACGGAAACCACTACAGCTACTCTGGACCTGTATGA
- the LOC109996169 gene encoding TLE family member 5, with translation MMFPQSRHSGSSQSSQPLKFTTSDSCDRIKDEFQFLQAQYHSLKLECDKLASEKSEMQRHYIMYYEMSYGLNIEMHKQAEIVKRLNGICAQVLPYLSQEHQQQVMGAIERAKQVTPPEMNSIIRQQLQVQHLSQLQGLALPVTPLPLGLTPPSLPAVSSSSGLLSLSSILANYSHSQAQVAKEDKAREAAERAPRGEDGDKSD, from the exons ATGATGTTTCCTCAATCAAGGCACTcg GGGTCCTCTCAGTCTAGTCAACCTCTCAAGTTCACCACTTCTGACTCCTGTGACCGCATCAAGGATGAGTTCCAATTCCTCCAAGCACAATACCACAG TCTAAAGTTGGAGTGTGACAAACTGGCTTCTGAAAAGTCAGAGATGCAGCGTCACTATATCATG TACTATGAAATGTCCTACGGGTTGAACATCGAAATGCACAAACAG GCTGAAATAGTGAAGAGACTGAACGGGATCTGTGCTCAGGTGCTGCCTTACCTGTCACAAGAG catcaacaacaaGTCATGGGCGCCATAGAGAGAGCCAAGCAAGTCACGCCCCCTGAGATGAACTCCATCATACGG CAACAGCTCCAGGTGCAACACCTGTCCCAGCTGCAGGGGCTGGCCCTGCCTGTGACCCCGCTGCCCCTGGGcctcacccctccctccctgcccgCCGTCTCCTCCAGCTCCGGcctgctctccctctcctccatcctggCCAACTACTCACACAGCCAGGCCCAGGTGGCGAAGGAGGACAAGGCCCGGGAAGCTGCGGAGAGAGCACCACGAGGAGAGGACGGGGACAAGTCAGACTAG